The Planococcus halocryophilus nucleotide sequence GGTAGGTGTTGGGCAATACCAGCACGATGTTTCTCAAAAGAAATTAGCAGATCAGTTAACTTTTGTAGTTGAGACAGCTGTTAACCAAGTTGGGGTCAACGTCAATTCTGCATCGGCTTCGTTATTACATTATGTGGCAGGGTTAAGTAAAACAGTAGCGGAAAATGTGATTAAAGTGCGTGATGAAAATGGCCGCTTTACTTCACGTGCGCAGTTGAAAAAAATTCCGCGTCTAGGAGCCAAGACGTATGAACAGGCAATCGGATTTTTACGGATTCCTGAAGGCAAGAACCCATTAGACGCAACAGGGATTCATCCTGAGAGTTATGATATTGCAGAGAAACTGCTGAAGCTAGTAGGCGAAGACAAAAAAACTGTTGGAAAAGCAGGGCTCTCTGAAAAACTTGAAGCACTCGAGCTAACCGAGTTAAGTGTAGAGTGGGGTGTCGGAGAAATTACGTTGAAAGATATTTTGGATGCATTGAAAAAGCCGTTCCGTGATCCGCGTGATGAATTTCCGCAACCGTTATTGAAAAATGATATTTTGAAAATGGAAGATTTGCTTCCGGGCATGGAAGTGCAAGGAACTGTTCGCAACGTGGTCGACTTCGGAGCGTTTATTGACATCGGAGTAAAGCAAGATGGCTTAGTCCATATCTCGAAACTGAAAAAAGGTTTTGTTAAGCATCCACTAGAAGTGGTGGCAGTTGGGGACATTGTCACTGCATGGGTTGAAAAAGTAGAAAAAGATAAAGGGCGCATTGCCTTGACGATGCTACAGCCGAAAGAGCAAACCCTTTAACGTTGAGTATAGGGGAATTACAATGACGAATGAAGAACTAACGGAATTGATAAAAGAAATCTCGCTAGCAAGTTTTGCAAAACCATTTCGGCATGAAGGCATTTTCAATTCTAGACTGAGAACGACAGGAGGTAGGTATCTGCTGCGTTCTCATCATATTGAAATCAATCCAAAGTCTTACGAGAAGTTTGGATATGTCGAACTCGAAGGGATTATTAAACACGAGCTATGTCATTATCACCTTCATATAGAAGGAAGAGGGTATAAGCACCAGGACCAAGACTTTAAAGAGTTACTAAAGAAAACAGGATCACCCCGTTTTTGTTCGTTGTTGGAAAACAAAACACAGCAACGTTCTGCGAAGACCTATGTTTACCAATGCGTGGCGTGTGAAACAAATTACAAGCGCAAGATTCGAATGAATACAGAGCGATATAGATGTGGCCGCTGCTCTGGAAAACTAGTGGCGCAATAATAATTCATCCGAAAAGGAGGCAGCCTAAATTGGTTTGTCTCCTTTTTTATTGAGGTATAGCTTAAGGTTTTGAGCAATGAAAAACAAAAGTGAAATTAAAATAAAAAAAGGTATTGACGATTCTCTCAGACCTCTTTATAATAGAAAAAGTCGACAAGTACTTAAACAATATTCCGAAGTAGCTCAGTGGTAGAGCACCGCACTGTTAATGCGATGGTCGTAGGTTCGAGTCCTACCTTCGGAGCCATTCACGGCCCCTTGGTCAAGCGGTTAAGACACCGCCCTTTCACGGCGGTAACACGGGTTCGAATCCCGTAGGGGTCACCATCTTTTAAAAAACAATTAATCTGAAAAGTTATAGTTAGATAATAAGTGTGTTACACTAATACATAAGTTAAACAACTGTAAGAAAACAAGTTGATTTTTTCGAAAGAAAAACATTCTTATACTATTGTCGCGGGGTGGAGCAGTTCGGTAGCTCGTTGGGCTCATAACCCAAAGGTCGCAGGTTCAAATCCTGCCCCCGCAACCAAATGGTCCCGTGGTGTAGCGGTTAACATGCCTGCCTGTCACGCAGGAGATCGCCGGTTCGATCCCGGTCGGGACCGCCATTTATTGGGGTATAGCCAAGCGGTAAGGCAACGGGTTTTGATCCCGTCATGCCCTGGTTCGAATCCAGGTACCCCAGCCATTATTATTAAACCGAAACGACAATGAATTAGAAATTCTAATTTCTCATTGACATTAACATGAAGATGAAGTATAATAGAATTTGTCCTTAAAATTAATTCAAGCGGTCGTGGCGGAATGGCAGACGCGCTAGGTTGAGGGCCTAGTGGGAGAAATCCCGTGGAAGTTCGACTCTTCTCGGCCGCACCATATAATCTCTAATGCGCCCGTAGCTCAATTGGATAGAGTACTTGACTACGAATCAAGCGGTTAGAGGTTCGAGTCCTCTCGGGCGCACCATGTTTTCTCAACCTTATATAATAACGCGGGTGTAGTTTAGTGGTAAAACCTCAGCCTTCCAAGCTGATGATGGGGGTTCGATTCCCCCCACCCGCTCCATAATTTTTAAACACTTGAACCTTGAAAACTGAACAGCAAAACGTCAACAAAACGCAACGGTCGCGCAAAACGGCCCGCGCAAAACTTACTGATCAACGCAAGTAGATCAAAGCGAATCGTGCGTCTTCGGACGGCGATACGCCAGCAGTATTGAGCAATCAACACTACTCTATAATGGAGAGTTTGATCCTGGCTCAGGACGAACGCTGGCGGCGTGCCTAATACATGCAAGTCGAGCGGAACCAGAGGAGCTTGCTCCTTCTGGTTTAGCGGCGGACGGGTGAGTAACACGTGGGCAACCTGCCCTGCAGATCGGGATAACTCCGGGAAACCGGTGCTAATACCGAATAGTTTGCGGCCTCTCCTGAGGCTGCACGGAAAGACGGTTTCGGCTGTCACTGCAGGATGGGCCCGCGGCGCATTAGCTAGTTGGTGGGGTAATGGCCTACCAAGGCGACGATGCGTAGCCGACCTGAGAGGGTGATCGGCCACACTGGGACTGAGACACGGCCCAGACTCCTACGGGAGGCAGCAGTAGGGAATCTTCCGCAATGGACGAAAGTCTGACGGAGCAACGCCGCGTGAGTGACGAAGGTTTTCGGATCGTAAAACTCTGTTGTGAGGGAAGAACAAGTACCAACTAACTACTGGTACCTTGACGGTACCTCACCAGAAAGCCACGGCTAACTACGTGCCAGCAGCCGCGGTAATACGTAGGTGGCAAGCGTTGTCCGGAATTATTGGGCGTAAAGCGCGCGCAGGCGGTTCTTTAAGTCTGATGTGAAAGCCCACGGCTCAACCGTGGAGGGTCATTGGAAACTGGAGAACTTGAGTGCAGAAGAGGAAAGTGGAATTCCATGTGTAGCGGTGAAATGCGTAGAGATGTGGAGGAACACCAGTGGCGAAGGCGACTTTCTGGTCTGTAACTGACGCTGAGGCGCGAAAGCGTGGGGAGCAAACAGGATTAGATACCCTGGTAGTCCACGCCGTAAACGATGAGTGCTAAGTGTTAGGGGGTTTCCGCCCCTTAGTGCTGCAGCTAACGCATTAAGCACTCCGCCTGGGGAGTACGGCCGCAAGGCTGAAACTCAAAGGAATTGACGGGGGCCCGCACAAGCGGTGGAGCATGTGGTTTAATTCGAAGCAACGCGAAGAACCTTACCAGGTCTTGACATCCCACTGACCGGTGTAGAGATACACTTTTCCCTTCGGGGACAG carries:
- a CDS encoding SprT family protein, with translation MTNEELTELIKEISLASFAKPFRHEGIFNSRLRTTGGRYLLRSHHIEINPKSYEKFGYVELEGIIKHELCHYHLHIEGRGYKHQDQDFKELLKKTGSPRFCSLLENKTQQRSAKTYVYQCVACETNYKRKIRMNTERYRCGRCSGKLVAQ